One window of the Granulicella arctica genome contains the following:
- a CDS encoding Hsp70 family protein, with amino-acid sequence MALTVVPPVMQIGNVAPPVSILIHNRSCAELRIDRWETPSWIVLGDGPKVLAPGEVSKFGAKANTISLRQSNTGPVAVHTNAGAAMMLVIAMEERPSIVCVPAELEVWRVPDGEMPAIPVKLAPTAGFLRVRGVRSGGSSGLEVLSRLDDTFMASEGDGVAITLRALVDRFQHQPSASLLVEFDGPHGVAEVEVSVKVAVRNPPEICWDGEHHSPAEVYQSTAQRLEFVLANRSPGGRDGGARNGRVQIKSVILEPLEQLNISIRLVSRMPLTLRGGESGTVVFEVNLSEAPVRSNSPLQFRLRAQANGPALDKPVSVFVRALPQYDGILAIDFGSSNTCCAVIETGRESERLKLDGSSVASPTIVRYLDLAGAEPEVEIGTRVQELVSKDEQVAASAIDGLKQRLGDERQRLPVRPSKSTDWTTRTATQAASDYLREVRRMVELNKTTVFGDFILTHPAVCSLRQYRNLHRALMWGFGAGAREVRFLQEPIAALVPFMAKQARNGELAAYTVASFDLGGGTTDIAAVRVEYVPLPGGRLEIRPQIRYSRGIRFGGEDLTKSLVSELETRLNRLISQSEPCAVLVREGTQGASTEDVLLNGYKLRQAADTFKVSLSDEGKREEPARLIMRMMAPGGLVAKDFDRGFSDLNAAGDTDLETLFLDDVRRRVKDAAKLLHAASIRAGHLDVIQVSGKTAYLPVVLETIALEFRDSKVVRADDPKECVVTGACLSRSMGRGAAVRLVLPDAARRTTSSIGMYDATTSKFSIVLPVDAGIPNEGLTGEVPNGWFGFERVVIWENLGIDDDELRNGGSALLSKLGTWVPDRPEPGADSEGWTLRLVLRNFTLSVMAIGPEAEIVTFTRLGEADEF; translated from the coding sequence TTGGCGCTGACGGTCGTACCGCCGGTCATGCAGATCGGGAATGTTGCCCCGCCGGTAAGCATCCTGATACATAACCGCAGCTGCGCAGAGCTTCGCATCGACCGATGGGAGACGCCCAGCTGGATTGTGCTTGGCGACGGTCCTAAAGTGCTTGCGCCGGGTGAGGTATCGAAGTTCGGCGCAAAGGCGAACACGATCTCTCTTCGACAATCGAACACCGGACCTGTTGCGGTACATACCAACGCAGGTGCGGCGATGATGCTCGTCATCGCGATGGAGGAGAGGCCATCGATTGTCTGTGTTCCAGCCGAACTCGAAGTGTGGAGGGTGCCTGACGGGGAGATGCCGGCGATTCCCGTAAAGCTGGCACCCACGGCAGGATTTCTGCGCGTACGTGGTGTTCGTTCCGGTGGCTCTTCCGGTCTGGAGGTGCTGAGCCGTCTTGACGATACGTTCATGGCCTCAGAGGGCGATGGAGTTGCGATCACACTTCGGGCCCTTGTCGATCGCTTCCAACATCAACCGTCGGCGTCGCTGCTTGTAGAGTTCGACGGTCCACACGGCGTTGCTGAAGTAGAGGTATCGGTCAAGGTGGCTGTGCGCAATCCTCCGGAGATTTGCTGGGACGGCGAGCACCATTCACCTGCCGAGGTCTACCAGAGCACGGCACAGCGTCTGGAGTTTGTGCTGGCGAACCGCAGCCCGGGTGGACGGGACGGGGGTGCCAGAAACGGGCGTGTTCAGATCAAGAGCGTCATTCTCGAACCGTTAGAGCAACTCAACATTTCTATCCGTCTGGTGAGCCGTATGCCGCTTACGCTGCGTGGCGGAGAGAGCGGCACCGTCGTCTTTGAGGTCAATCTCAGTGAGGCTCCGGTAAGGTCGAATTCTCCCTTGCAGTTCAGACTGCGTGCCCAGGCCAACGGACCTGCGCTGGACAAACCTGTAAGCGTCTTCGTGCGCGCGCTTCCGCAGTACGACGGCATCTTAGCAATCGATTTCGGATCGAGTAATACGTGCTGTGCCGTTATTGAGACGGGTCGTGAATCGGAACGATTGAAGCTTGACGGCTCCAGCGTTGCATCGCCTACGATTGTGCGTTATCTGGACCTCGCAGGTGCAGAGCCCGAGGTGGAGATCGGGACCCGCGTGCAGGAGCTGGTCAGCAAGGATGAACAGGTTGCTGCGAGCGCAATCGATGGCTTAAAGCAGCGCCTTGGCGATGAGCGGCAGCGCCTTCCGGTGCGTCCATCAAAGTCCACTGATTGGACCACGCGCACGGCGACCCAAGCCGCCTCTGACTATCTTCGCGAGGTGCGCCGGATGGTTGAGTTGAACAAGACGACTGTGTTTGGAGACTTTATCCTGACCCACCCGGCCGTCTGCTCCCTCAGGCAATACCGCAACCTGCACCGCGCCCTTATGTGGGGCTTTGGCGCCGGGGCGCGGGAGGTTCGCTTTCTACAGGAGCCAATCGCCGCCCTCGTTCCGTTCATGGCAAAACAGGCTCGCAACGGCGAGCTCGCGGCTTACACTGTCGCCTCCTTCGACCTTGGCGGGGGAACTACAGACATTGCTGCAGTGCGCGTTGAGTACGTTCCGCTTCCCGGAGGCAGACTGGAGATACGGCCGCAAATCCGCTACAGCCGCGGCATCCGCTTCGGCGGAGAAGATCTTACGAAGTCGCTGGTGAGTGAATTGGAGACACGACTAAACCGTTTGATTTCGCAGAGCGAGCCGTGCGCTGTGCTCGTGCGAGAGGGAACCCAGGGTGCGTCGACCGAAGATGTACTGCTGAACGGCTACAAGCTGCGACAAGCAGCGGACACATTTAAAGTGAGTTTGAGCGATGAAGGCAAGCGAGAAGAACCCGCACGACTGATCATGCGCATGATGGCCCCGGGCGGTCTTGTTGCGAAGGATTTTGACCGAGGGTTCTCCGACCTTAATGCAGCTGGCGACACTGATCTGGAAACACTGTTTCTCGACGATGTGCGACGCAGAGTAAAGGATGCCGCAAAGCTGCTTCACGCGGCTTCGATACGCGCCGGACATCTGGACGTCATCCAGGTCTCCGGCAAGACCGCCTATCTTCCTGTGGTGTTGGAGACGATCGCTCTGGAGTTTCGCGACAGCAAGGTTGTTCGTGCCGACGATCCCAAGGAGTGCGTTGTCACCGGCGCTTGCCTTTCGCGCTCCATGGGCCGCGGGGCCGCGGTCCGGCTTGTGCTGCCAGATGCAGCCAGACGGACAACATCAAGCATCGGCATGTACGACGCGACGACGTCTAAGTTTTCTATTGTGCTTCCCGTCGATGCAGGGATTCCGAACGAGGGTCTGACGGGCGAAGTGCCAAATGGCTGGTTTGGTTTTGAGAGGGTGGTGATCTGGGAAAACCTGGGTATCGATGACGACGAACTCCGCAATGGCGGAAGCGCCCTGCTCAGCAAACTGGGAACCTGGGTTCCCGATCGACCGGAGCCGGGTGCTGACTCGGAAGGCTGGACGCTACGGCTTGTGCTCAGGAATTTTACGCTCAGCGTAATGGCCATCGGACCTGAAGCTGAGATCGTAACGTTTACGCGGCTGGGAGAGGCAGATGAATTTTAA
- a CDS encoding S1C family serine protease, with protein sequence MSPQQIANRAKPATVEVIAVFDTHGTVPRAELNVDRLKLELEHQRGFFDNQHDLAVKVFDILLSDPGSYFREGEKVEFNKEVASLGSGFIVTPNGHVLTNAHVVKPDSDDLKTAVQESLLALVKGDTESVQKSFSEVTGGQIDDERLEHLIKALAEFYVRNMDLENKEKVGILMPSEPGNSSAPNEPVRCEILKVGEPTPGRDVAVLKIEGSDLPTLPLAPAGGEGIQTGSDLLVDGYPGDVALNTSYTFRSRLQPSLTRGLVSGTKEMADGWQVIQTDASVNHGNSGGPAMNDLGEVVGLATFKEKDTQGINFAISIDVARQFLDSLNIKPEQSTFSRDYNRALMEYDRPGHGDALAQFSDLHNRYAEVGTVSEFVRQLSRENAASGGGLQRSGGFPVGLVLIGVVILAGVLVLVIATGRR encoded by the coding sequence TTGTCTCCACAGCAGATTGCGAACCGCGCCAAGCCGGCAACTGTGGAGGTCATCGCTGTCTTCGATACGCATGGCACGGTGCCGCGTGCGGAGTTGAATGTGGACCGCCTCAAACTGGAGCTCGAACATCAGAGAGGGTTCTTCGATAACCAGCATGATCTTGCCGTGAAGGTCTTTGATATTTTGTTGAGCGATCCGGGAAGCTATTTTCGTGAAGGTGAAAAGGTTGAGTTTAATAAAGAGGTCGCCTCCCTAGGCAGTGGCTTCATTGTGACTCCCAATGGCCACGTGCTTACCAATGCACACGTTGTAAAGCCGGATTCGGACGACCTTAAGACAGCGGTCCAGGAGTCGTTACTGGCACTGGTGAAAGGCGATACAGAATCTGTCCAGAAGTCCTTCAGCGAAGTAACCGGCGGACAGATCGACGACGAGCGGCTGGAGCACCTGATTAAGGCGCTCGCTGAGTTCTACGTCAGGAACATGGATCTTGAGAACAAGGAGAAGGTAGGTATTCTCATGCCATCCGAGCCGGGGAACAGCTCCGCGCCGAATGAGCCTGTTCGCTGCGAGATACTTAAGGTAGGTGAGCCGACCCCGGGCAGGGACGTCGCGGTCCTAAAGATCGAGGGGTCTGACCTGCCGACTCTGCCACTCGCACCAGCTGGTGGTGAGGGTATCCAAACTGGATCAGACCTGCTTGTCGATGGTTACCCCGGCGATGTGGCATTGAATACGTCCTATACATTCCGCAGCCGGCTCCAGCCTTCGCTGACTCGAGGACTCGTAAGTGGCACCAAGGAGATGGCCGACGGCTGGCAGGTCATTCAGACCGATGCCTCCGTAAACCATGGCAACAGCGGCGGCCCGGCAATGAACGACTTAGGCGAAGTGGTCGGTCTGGCGACCTTCAAAGAAAAAGACACTCAAGGTATCAACTTCGCGATCTCGATCGATGTGGCTCGCCAGTTTCTTGACTCGCTCAACATCAAGCCGGAGCAGAGCACCTTCAGCCGCGACTATAACCGAGCCTTGATGGAGTACGACCGCCCTGGTCATGGCGATGCTCTCGCGCAGTTTTCAGATCTGCACAATCGCTACGCAGAGGTTGGAACGGTTTCGGAGTTCGTAAGGCAGCTAAGCCGGGAGAACGCCGCGAGCGGCGGCGGCCTCCAGCGCTCTGGAGGGTTTCCAGTAGGGCTGGTGTTGATTGGTGTCGTCATCCTCGCGGGGGTTTTAGTTCTGGTGATCGCCACGGGCCGCCGGTAG
- a CDS encoding DUF1036 domain-containing protein, giving the protein MQARIYRFEIIRAMVNGVYVAHDTANDSGVTLYEWTPATADRDAAKLRLSEIQDQVHGEVFSADASLYLSVASPADAEDALKTLQLHNLFVGIESGRTSSQAPETDLDGPPIVIPKVAVAPPPLPSRPESSEVVRSSSRTIWVSVLVVIICSIIALLIGDSIGESSASAAASRTNSEASRQASQELSSAQSQNGELSGKLSTTQGELKRFEGVEILRMTNKTPSSVHVAVMYKDWAGVWVLAGWQTIAPNATAVVASSPNGIFYYSAFSGDSLVWEGKNDSEAYHLTKNGNFVYYPFLQTPQSDWELTKMVRVNGGDLDLTVSKL; this is encoded by the coding sequence ATGCAGGCACGCATCTATCGCTTCGAAATCATCCGCGCCATGGTAAACGGCGTCTACGTGGCTCACGACACAGCCAACGACTCGGGTGTAACACTCTACGAATGGACGCCCGCAACCGCGGACCGCGACGCCGCGAAGCTCCGTCTCTCTGAGATACAGGACCAGGTTCATGGAGAGGTCTTCAGTGCCGATGCCAGCCTCTATCTCAGTGTGGCGTCGCCGGCAGATGCCGAAGATGCGTTGAAGACGCTGCAACTGCATAACCTGTTCGTGGGCATCGAGTCCGGTCGAACATCTTCGCAAGCACCGGAGACGGACCTTGATGGTCCGCCAATCGTTATACCGAAGGTAGCTGTGGCACCACCACCGCTACCTTCGCGTCCTGAGTCGTCAGAGGTCGTTCGGAGCTCGTCGCGAACTATCTGGGTTTCTGTTCTGGTCGTGATTATCTGTTCGATCATCGCCCTTTTGATCGGCGATTCCATCGGAGAAAGCAGCGCCTCTGCAGCGGCCTCGCGCACAAACAGCGAAGCTTCGCGCCAGGCTTCGCAGGAGCTGTCTTCGGCTCAATCTCAGAATGGCGAGCTTAGCGGCAAGCTTTCGACGACGCAGGGAGAGCTCAAGAGGTTTGAAGGTGTTGAGATTCTGCGCATGACAAACAAGACCCCATCAAGCGTACATGTCGCCGTTATGTACAAAGACTGGGCGGGTGTTTGGGTGCTTGCCGGATGGCAGACGATTGCACCAAATGCAACGGCAGTGGTTGCGTCCTCACCAAACGGCATCTTTTACTACTCAGCTTTCAGTGGCGATTCGCTGGTGTGGGAGGGCAAGAATGACTCCGAGGCCTACCACCTCACAAAGAACGGTAACTTCGTTTATTACCCCTTTCTGCAGACACCACAATCGGACTGGGAGCTTACAAAGATGGTCAGGGTAAACGGTGGAGACCTCGACCTCACCGTATCGAAGCTGTGA
- a CDS encoding glycoside hydrolase family 3 C-terminal domain-containing protein: MKSVLVVFALLASSATLAAQATPAYLDPSKPIEQRISDLIGRMTIEEKASQLNHLNTGIPRLNVPMWGGWNQTLHGVWSKQPTTLFPAAIAMGATWDPDLVHTITGAMSDEARALYNARADGPRSKHGLVYRSPVINISRDPRWGRIQEVFSEDPFLTGRMAVAYVKGLQGDDINHLKVAATVKHFAVNNVETGRQHLSAEVDERNLMEYWLPHWKAAITEAHAQSVMSSYNAINGTPDAINHLLLTDTLRKQWGFDGFVTDDLGAVALLSGSRTGSNETGQRATEDPVEATALAIKAGNDSDDTEFQTNIPLAVQRGLLSTADVDEALTRVLRVGFRLGAFDPAANSPYNKISMDVVRSPEHLALALKTAEESITLLSNRSSFLPLKRDAIHSIAVIGPAGDTDYETGNYYGTPARKVGPLAGLRDLLGSAVKVDYEKGAGFTEALDPAAIARAADLARKSDVAILFLGTNLHVEAEGRDRRDLNLPGAQEQLLEAVYAANPKTVLVLMNAGPLAVTWAQDHLPAILDAWYPGEAGGTAVARALFGDDNPGGHLPYTVYASLDGVPPQNEYDVSKGYTYLYFKGVPLYPFGHGLSYTHFDYSDLKLSTATTTPTGEVQVSFDLKNVGERAGADVAQFYTHQQRSAVVQPIKSLRAFQRVTLQPGEMKHIEFKLPISQLAYFDVHSRSLLVEPGSFDLLIGASSDDIRLRAHLQVAKK; the protein is encoded by the coding sequence ATGAAATCTGTTCTCGTCGTATTTGCTCTCCTCGCATCCTCCGCAACCCTCGCTGCACAAGCCACTCCGGCCTACCTCGATCCCTCCAAACCGATCGAACAGCGCATCTCCGACCTCATCGGCCGCATGACGATCGAGGAGAAAGCCTCGCAGCTCAATCACCTCAATACCGGCATCCCGCGCCTCAACGTGCCTATGTGGGGTGGCTGGAACCAGACCCTCCACGGCGTCTGGTCTAAGCAGCCCACCACGCTCTTCCCTGCCGCCATCGCGATGGGCGCGACCTGGGATCCTGACCTTGTCCATACCATCACTGGCGCCATGTCCGATGAGGCGCGCGCGCTCTACAACGCCAGGGCGGATGGCCCGCGTTCGAAACACGGGCTCGTCTACCGCTCGCCCGTCATCAACATTAGCCGCGACCCGCGCTGGGGCCGCATCCAGGAGGTCTTCAGCGAAGATCCCTTCCTCACCGGACGCATGGCTGTCGCCTACGTCAAGGGCCTGCAGGGTGACGACATCAACCACCTCAAGGTCGCCGCCACCGTCAAGCACTTCGCTGTCAACAATGTCGAAACAGGCCGCCAGCACCTCTCCGCCGAGGTCGACGAGCGCAACCTCATGGAGTACTGGCTGCCCCACTGGAAGGCTGCTATCACCGAGGCTCACGCGCAGTCAGTCATGTCCTCTTACAACGCCATCAACGGAACGCCCGACGCGATCAACCACCTCCTGCTCACCGACACCCTCCGCAAGCAGTGGGGCTTCGACGGCTTCGTCACCGACGACCTAGGCGCAGTCGCCCTCCTCAGCGGCAGCCGCACCGGGTCGAACGAGACCGGCCAGCGCGCCACCGAAGATCCCGTCGAAGCCACCGCACTCGCCATCAAGGCTGGCAACGACTCCGACGACACCGAGTTCCAGACCAACATCCCTCTCGCCGTCCAGCGCGGCCTGCTCTCCACCGCTGATGTGGACGAGGCGCTCACCCGCGTCCTCCGCGTGGGCTTCCGCCTCGGGGCCTTCGATCCCGCTGCCAATAGCCCCTACAACAAGATCTCGATGGACGTCGTCCGCTCCCCCGAGCACCTCGCCCTTGCCCTCAAAACCGCCGAAGAGTCAATCACTCTCCTCAGCAACCGCTCCAGCTTCCTACCTCTCAAACGCGATGCCATCCACTCCATCGCCGTCATCGGTCCCGCAGGCGACACCGACTACGAGACCGGCAACTACTACGGCACCCCCGCCCGCAAGGTAGGCCCGCTCGCCGGACTCCGCGATCTCCTCGGCTCCGCCGTCAAGGTTGACTACGAAAAAGGAGCAGGCTTCACCGAAGCCCTCGACCCCGCCGCCATAGCCCGCGCAGCCGACCTCGCCCGCAAGTCCGACGTAGCCATCCTCTTCCTCGGCACCAACCTGCACGTCGAAGCCGAAGGGCGCGACCGCCGCGACCTCAACCTCCCCGGCGCGCAGGAGCAGCTCCTCGAAGCCGTCTACGCCGCCAACCCGAAGACAGTTCTCGTGCTGATGAATGCCGGCCCCCTCGCCGTCACCTGGGCCCAGGATCACCTGCCCGCTATCCTCGACGCCTGGTACCCCGGTGAGGCTGGAGGCACCGCCGTCGCCCGCGCCCTCTTCGGCGACGACAATCCCGGCGGCCATCTCCCCTATACCGTTTACGCCAGCCTCGACGGTGTTCCCCCACAAAATGAGTACGATGTCTCCAAGGGCTACACCTACCTCTACTTCAAAGGTGTGCCGCTCTACCCCTTTGGTCACGGCCTCAGCTACACTCACTTCGACTACAGCGACCTCAAACTCTCCACCGCTACCACAACGCCAACAGGAGAGGTCCAGGTCTCCTTCGACCTCAAAAACGTCGGCGAGCGAGCCGGTGCGGACGTAGCCCAGTTCTACACCCATCAGCAGCGAAGCGCGGTCGTCCAACCCATCAAGAGCCTTCGAGCCTTTCAACGCGTCACGTTACAGCCCGGGGAGATGAAGCATATAGAGTTCAAGCTGCCCATCTCGCAACTCGCCTACTTTGACGTTCACTCAAGAAGCTTACTCGTCGAACCCGGCAGCTTCGATCTCCTTATAGGTGCCTCCTCAGACGACATCCGCCTGCGCGCCCACCTACAGGTTGCAAAGAAGTAG
- a CDS encoding NAD(P)-dependent oxidoreductase translates to MATKSVALLGLGTMGSGMAANLLKAGFPLTIYNRTKSKAEPFAAQGATVADTPAQAAAEAEIIIAMLADDAASRDAWLGENGALAAAQPGAILIDASTVSPAWIAELDQAATTRGLSLLDAPVTGSRPQAEAAQLTFLVGGSAEALAKATPVLQSMSKEIIHLGPSGSGVKIKLVNNFLCGVQVASLAEGLAWLERSGLDVEKALTILKAGAPGSPLLGGISARMTSRDYTVNFVMKLMAKDLQYAHDAAAALGVDLTTATNAHTLFEAAMANGYADKDMSSVVEPLRNKN, encoded by the coding sequence ATGGCAACCAAATCAGTAGCATTGCTCGGCCTCGGCACCATGGGCTCCGGCATGGCCGCAAACCTGCTCAAGGCAGGCTTTCCCCTCACCATCTATAACCGCACCAAATCCAAAGCCGAACCCTTCGCCGCCCAGGGCGCAACGGTCGCGGACACTCCCGCGCAAGCCGCCGCAGAAGCCGAGATCATCATCGCCATGCTTGCCGACGATGCTGCTTCCCGCGATGCCTGGCTCGGCGAAAATGGCGCACTCGCCGCCGCGCAACCCGGCGCAATCCTCATCGACGCCAGCACAGTAAGCCCCGCCTGGATCGCCGAACTCGATCAAGCCGCCACCACGCGCGGCCTCTCGCTCCTCGACGCACCCGTCACCGGCAGCCGCCCCCAGGCCGAGGCTGCTCAACTCACCTTCCTCGTAGGCGGGTCCGCTGAAGCGCTAGCCAAAGCCACGCCGGTCCTCCAATCCATGAGCAAGGAGATCATCCATCTCGGTCCCTCAGGCTCCGGCGTAAAGATCAAACTCGTCAACAACTTCCTCTGCGGCGTGCAGGTCGCCTCGCTTGCCGAAGGTCTTGCGTGGCTGGAGCGCAGCGGTCTCGACGTCGAGAAAGCTCTCACCATCTTGAAGGCTGGAGCACCCGGCAGTCCCCTCCTCGGCGGCATCTCCGCCCGCATGACCAGCCGCGACTACACCGTCAACTTCGTCATGAAGCTGATGGCCAAAGATCTTCAATACGCTCACGACGCAGCCGCAGCCCTCGGCGTCGACCTCACCACAGCAACCAACGCCCACACGCTCTTTGAAGCAGCAATGGCCAATGGCTACGCCGACAAAGATATGTCCTCCGTAGTCGAGCCTCTCCGCAACAAGAATTAA
- the araD1 gene encoding AraD1 family protein, which produces MPAHLVQITDGTTRRVALVAEPKLLCLIGVTSIYELAQHCLRASLTLSTFAESLATGEALSYDEVYEGRSPWRLLSPIDVPGAPSRILVAGTGLTHLGSARERQAMHLADQSEKTDTPITDSMRMFQWGLDAGRPAPNEAGIAPEWFYKGDASVLRAPFEALEIPFHAEDGGEEAELAGVYLIADDGKPYRIGITTGNEFSDHKFEQRNYLNLAGSKLRACSLGPELVIGADFNDIHGEVKIERDGNTLWQKKIATGEANMCHSLANLEHHHFKFSGHRQPGNVHVHFFGADALSFGSGIVLREGDIAEVRFEGFGRALRNPIHEEARSTATVQVRSLA; this is translated from the coding sequence ATGCCCGCACATCTAGTTCAGATCACCGACGGCACCACCCGCCGCGTAGCCCTCGTCGCAGAGCCAAAGCTCCTCTGCCTCATCGGCGTCACCTCCATCTACGAGCTCGCGCAGCACTGCCTGCGAGCCTCACTCACCCTCTCGACCTTCGCCGAATCCCTGGCCACCGGCGAAGCGCTCTCCTACGACGAAGTCTACGAAGGCCGCTCCCCCTGGCGGCTTCTCTCGCCCATCGACGTTCCCGGCGCACCTTCGCGCATCCTCGTCGCCGGCACTGGCCTCACCCATCTCGGCAGCGCCCGCGAACGACAGGCCATGCACCTCGCCGATCAATCTGAGAAGACAGACACCCCCATCACCGACAGCATGCGAATGTTCCAGTGGGGCCTCGACGCTGGCCGTCCAGCTCCCAACGAAGCAGGCATCGCACCGGAGTGGTTCTACAAGGGCGACGCCTCTGTTCTCCGCGCACCCTTCGAGGCCCTCGAAATCCCCTTCCACGCCGAAGATGGCGGCGAAGAGGCCGAGCTCGCCGGCGTCTACCTCATCGCCGATGACGGCAAACCCTATCGAATCGGCATCACCACGGGCAACGAGTTCTCCGACCATAAATTCGAGCAGCGCAACTACCTCAACCTCGCCGGATCGAAGCTCCGCGCCTGTAGCCTTGGTCCCGAACTCGTCATCGGAGCCGACTTCAACGATATCCATGGCGAGGTAAAAATAGAACGCGACGGCAACACACTCTGGCAGAAGAAGATCGCGACTGGCGAAGCCAACATGTGCCACAGCCTCGCCAACCTAGAGCACCATCACTTCAAGTTCTCAGGCCATCGCCAGCCCGGCAACGTCCACGTCCATTTCTTTGGAGCCGACGCACTCTCCTTCGGCTCAGGCATCGTCCTCCGGGAGGGCGACATTGCCGAGGTCCGCTTCGAAGGCTTCGGCCGCGCACTCCGCAACCCCATCCACGAAGAAGCAAGGTCAACCGCTACCGTGCAGGTTCGTTCCCTCGCCTAG
- a CDS encoding L-rhamnonate dehydratase, whose product MKITEVRTRVVQWEGKTTPLPPHFCTNPMDLVTFGDASMGNFAFHGWVVVEIFTDTGLVGIGNAALSPLVTKLLIDTYLKPALIGADPWDTEYLWQQMYRRTMAFGRKGVAMTAISAVDIALWDILGKDAKQPVYRLLGGRTKERIPVYASRLYAMPLDELRVEAQNYKSAGYTAMKLRFGWGPIDGAAGMQKNIELVRTVREVIGDGVDLMVDAYMGWTLDYAKRMLPLLEPFHLRWLEEPVIPDDTRGYQELKRYGRIPIAGGEHEFTTFGFRALLEANALDYIQFDTNRVGGISQARKITALAESFQVPVVPHAGQMHNYHVVMASLNSPIAEFFPQVDVEVGNELFWYIFNGEPVPTDGYIDLDDTVPGLGLTINEESLKQFKVTG is encoded by the coding sequence ATGAAGATCACCGAAGTGCGCACGCGCGTCGTCCAGTGGGAGGGTAAAACCACCCCGCTGCCGCCCCACTTCTGCACTAACCCTATGGATCTCGTCACCTTCGGCGATGCGTCAATGGGCAACTTCGCCTTCCACGGCTGGGTCGTCGTCGAGATCTTCACCGACACAGGCCTCGTCGGCATCGGCAACGCGGCACTCTCGCCGCTCGTCACCAAGCTCCTGATCGATACTTATCTCAAGCCCGCGCTGATCGGCGCAGACCCTTGGGACACCGAATATCTCTGGCAGCAGATGTACCGCCGCACCATGGCCTTCGGGCGCAAGGGCGTCGCGATGACCGCCATCTCCGCCGTCGACATCGCCCTCTGGGACATCCTCGGCAAAGACGCCAAACAGCCTGTCTATCGCCTGCTCGGCGGCCGCACCAAGGAGCGCATCCCCGTCTACGCCAGCCGCCTCTACGCCATGCCGCTCGACGAACTCCGCGTCGAAGCGCAGAACTACAAGAGCGCCGGCTACACCGCCATGAAGCTCCGCTTTGGCTGGGGACCCATCGATGGCGCAGCCGGGATGCAGAAGAACATCGAACTCGTCCGAACCGTGCGGGAGGTTATCGGCGACGGGGTGGACCTCATGGTCGACGCCTACATGGGCTGGACGCTCGACTACGCCAAACGCATGCTCCCGCTCCTTGAACCCTTCCACCTGCGCTGGCTCGAAGAACCCGTCATCCCGGACGACACGCGCGGCTACCAGGAATTGAAGCGCTATGGCCGCATCCCGATCGCGGGCGGTGAGCACGAGTTCACCACCTTTGGTTTTCGCGCCCTGCTCGAGGCCAACGCGCTTGACTACATCCAGTTCGACACCAACCGCGTAGGCGGCATCAGCCAGGCCCGCAAGATCACTGCGCTCGCTGAATCCTTCCAGGTCCCCGTCGTTCCGCACGCAGGCCAGATGCACAACTATCATGTCGTGATGGCCAGCCTCAACTCCCCGATCGCCGAGTTCTTCCCGCAGGTCGACGTCGAGGTCGGCAACGAGCTCTTCTGGTACATCTTCAACGGCGAACCAGTCCCAACCGATGGCTACATCGATCTGGACGATACCGTTCCCGGACTAGGCCTAACCATCAACGAAGAATCTCTCAAGCAATTCAAAGTGACCGGCTAA